A region of the Stieleria neptunia genome:
ACCGTTGCACGAGTCGTACGCCGAACCGTATTCGGCCGATCCGCAACCCGCTCCCGTGGTCACCAAAGCGCCTCCGCCGGCGGTCAAGGAACTGCCGCCGACGCTGCGACCGGAAAGTGATCGGTCGACGTGGATCCCGGGGTATTGGGATTGGGATGAAGAACTCGGTGACTACCTGTGGATCAGTGGGGTGTGGCGCGAAGTGCCCCCGCATCGTCGCTGGGTCGCCGGCTACTGGGAGCCGGCCGAAGACGGCTATCGTCGCGTCGCAGGCTTTTGGGCGAACGAGCAATCGCCAACCGTCGATTATCTGCCCCCGCCGCCGGAATCACTCGAGCAGGGGCCGGCCGCTCCGGCTCCGGCAGACAACTATTTCTATGTGCCCGGGAACTGGAACTATCAAGCGAGCGAATACCAATGGACGCCGGGCTTCTGGGCCAGATCCCAGCCCAATTGGGTCTGGATCCCGAATCAATACGTCTGGACACCGCGGGGCTGCATCTTCCGATCCGGCTATTGGGATTATCGTCTTCAGCGGCGTGGCGTGCTGTTTACCCCGGTGTATTATCGGTCACCGATCTATCTGCGCGCCAACTACTGGTATCGGCCGCGCTATGTGATCAACAGCGGTCTGGATCTGCTGGCGAATCTGTTCGTTAACCCGCGTTATGGTCGCTATTACTTTGGCGATTATTACGGAGCGGGATACGGTACGCGGTACCAACCCTGGATCAGCTACTACCAGCGTCCACGGCGCTACGATCCGTTGTACTCCTATTACGGAATTCGTTCGCTGCATGATCGAGAGCCTTCACTGGATCGCATCGCACGACAACATCAACAGTTCAGGGAACATCAAGAACTCAGACCGCCGCGTACCTATGCGAGACAACATGCGGATCGAGGGCCGCAGGGCCCCGGTCCCGAACCGGGCCAGGGAAGCCGCGTGAGTGTCGGCAGGCCAAACTTGGGGAATCCGTTGGAAGACTACGCCCGGCGGAATGCGGATGACATTCGATTCCGTCGCATCAGCGATACCCAAGCCTCGTCGTTGGGGCGGTTCGCGGAACAGTCACAGGAGAAGACTCGCAAGGCGCGCAGCGATTTTGAAAAGTTGTCACCAGGAAGGAAGCTGGGTGATGCATCAACGGCCGGTCGATCCGCAACGATGCGGGGGCCTTCACGGGTATCCAGTTTTCGCTTGCCAGAGGACGATGTGCCGCGGCGCAGCGTGCCCTCGTCGATTCGCGGGCGAGACGGGTCGAACAGCGCCATCAGGGGCAGCGCCATCAGTGGCAACAACATCAGGGGCAGCGAGAGGGGGAACCGCACGCCGACACCTGAGAACTCATCGCCGCCGGTTCGTCAATTCGGATCACCGCGTGGCAGCGGATTTAATCCGTCGTCCGGATTCGGTCGTTCCACCAGCCGTGACCTGCCGAGCGTCCGTTCCATCCCCGATCTTCGTTCCTCCACGCCCGGCCGTTCGATCCCCCAGGGGCGCTCTTACACGCCGCGGCAATCTTACACGCCGCGGCAATCGTCTCCGCCGCGGCAATCGTCTCCGCCGATGATCAATCGCGGCAGCTTTGGCAACCGCAGCGACATCGGTGGGCTCAAGGCGTCCGGCGGCCGTGGGGGTGATGGCGGGCTCAAAGCGACCGGCGGCGGTTTCGGCGGATTCAAAGCGTCCGGACGCGACGTGGGTCGGAGCGGCGGAGGTGACCGAGGCAGCCGCGGCAATCCGGGGTCTGGAGCCAGGGGTTCCAAGGGGAAAGGTCGGGGCAAGTAGCGGAAGGGCGGCGTCTGCGAACAAGTGGGAAGTGGGGTAAGCATCCTGCTTGCCTCGTTCCAAGGCTCCGCCTTGG
Encoded here:
- a CDS encoding YXWGXW repeat-containing protein gives rise to the protein MMIRFPSSLYQSGLHTAVVILLSTPLFAQSPQGDERSVPLIQLQPAPQSVSSDVQTVDPAPNDPLAGEAGVEYLTHGPLHESYAEPYSADPQPAPVVTKAPPPAVKELPPTLRPESDRSTWIPGYWDWDEELGDYLWISGVWREVPPHRRWVAGYWEPAEDGYRRVAGFWANEQSPTVDYLPPPPESLEQGPAAPAPADNYFYVPGNWNYQASEYQWTPGFWARSQPNWVWIPNQYVWTPRGCIFRSGYWDYRLQRRGVLFTPVYYRSPIYLRANYWYRPRYVINSGLDLLANLFVNPRYGRYYFGDYYGAGYGTRYQPWISYYQRPRRYDPLYSYYGIRSLHDREPSLDRIARQHQQFREHQELRPPRTYARQHADRGPQGPGPEPGQGSRVSVGRPNLGNPLEDYARRNADDIRFRRISDTQASSLGRFAEQSQEKTRKARSDFEKLSPGRKLGDASTAGRSATMRGPSRVSSFRLPEDDVPRRSVPSSIRGRDGSNSAIRGSAISGNNIRGSERGNRTPTPENSSPPVRQFGSPRGSGFNPSSGFGRSTSRDLPSVRSIPDLRSSTPGRSIPQGRSYTPRQSYTPRQSSPPRQSSPPMINRGSFGNRSDIGGLKASGGRGGDGGLKATGGGFGGFKASGRDVGRSGGGDRGSRGNPGSGARGSKGKGRGK